A single window of Rubripirellula lacrimiformis DNA harbors:
- a CDS encoding efflux RND transporter permease subunit has protein sequence MDIIRFAIANPVKTAVGVILVLLFGVIALARIPVQLVPDVDRPVITIRTNWSGRSPEEIEKSIIIEQEEKLKSVQGLWKMTSLASLGTAQITLEFNVGASPERILQEVSNKIDEVPEYPEDVDRPIIDVADTAGDDAIAYLLLQAEDPDFEVATFYDYADRFLTPSLERIEGVAEIDIKGGRTHQVQVRFDPKALARRGITISEMNAALRLDNVNASAGDFANSRQDVRYRVLGQYDSLQPLRETIIKYDQQGSPVRVADVADVKLALEKTIHFDQCKGQTSMTIFVKRKTGSNVLDIIEQVKVVVDEMNDEGGVLRSFKNDRYGLRLRMAFDDSYYIYSAIGLVKENLWIGGGLAVLILLLFLRSLRSTLIVAVAIPISVIGTFVVMWFADRNLNVISLAGLSFAVGMVVDNAIVVLENIDRHLKLGASPATAAYDGTREVWGAILASTLTTIAVFAPVLTVQDEAGQLFYDLILAICAAVALSFVVSITVIPTAASLFLRSSKPSQAGQPNLSRQQSGDDSGHSPVPQPLFGAGLFGILNVFGWLSDRWASIIYMLTFRSLSSAWLRIMLIAVTMIASVAISWMLMPPASYLPNGTKNFTFCRMSTPAGYSVMENFYVGQRIEEELKPFWSAKSSEEASQYGPVVDQRTGKEYHNIPALKEFFFVVARGSVFMIGISQDPDNVEPIAAVFNKSFSVIPASKGVTSQASIFGRGAGSSNAVELEISGNDLVRLKMACSHLERQLQEAFSKFSVRSSPDNFNESGPERQLQIKQEVAKRLGLNVSDLAMSARSMIDGSFVGDFDFQGDNIDLVLIRDPSSEISPEEIEDLPIAVRESNGEVLMVPLGQIADFVTTEASQQIRRVEQQRAISLSVTPPSDVALEQAQSTILDVVAQARSEGHLGNDIHVSLSGNADRLSEVQASLMGRWSGWNWESIGSVALSRFFLALVITYLLMTALFENFLYPLVIMFTVPLATVGGFIGLWFVRQSDPTQQMDVLTMLGFVILVGVVVNNAILIVHQSLNYMRGYASGAEGTVPPMGHRDAIRESVRSRMRPIFMTTCTSVFGMLPLVISPGSGSELYRGLGSIVVGGLVFSTVFTLLVIPLLFSLVLDAAAWFGNSEPDTTSTAG, from the coding sequence ATGGATATCATCAGATTCGCGATTGCCAATCCAGTGAAGACCGCCGTTGGCGTGATCTTGGTGCTGTTGTTTGGCGTGATCGCACTGGCACGTATCCCGGTGCAATTGGTTCCCGACGTCGACCGTCCGGTGATCACGATCCGCACCAATTGGAGCGGCCGAAGCCCGGAAGAGATCGAAAAGTCGATCATCATTGAACAGGAGGAAAAGCTGAAGTCCGTCCAAGGCCTTTGGAAGATGACTTCGCTAGCCAGTTTGGGGACCGCGCAGATCACATTGGAGTTCAATGTCGGAGCGTCGCCCGAACGGATTCTGCAAGAGGTGTCCAATAAGATCGACGAGGTCCCGGAGTATCCCGAAGACGTGGACCGTCCGATCATCGATGTCGCGGATACCGCCGGTGACGACGCGATCGCGTACCTGTTGCTGCAGGCCGAGGATCCGGATTTCGAAGTCGCGACCTTCTATGACTATGCCGACCGATTTTTGACGCCCAGTCTGGAGCGAATCGAAGGCGTCGCTGAAATCGATATCAAGGGTGGCCGGACTCACCAAGTGCAAGTGCGTTTCGATCCGAAAGCGTTGGCGCGACGCGGGATCACGATTTCCGAGATGAACGCGGCGCTGCGTCTGGACAACGTCAATGCATCGGCAGGTGACTTTGCCAACAGCCGTCAAGACGTCCGGTATCGTGTGCTAGGGCAATACGATTCGCTGCAGCCGCTGCGTGAAACGATCATCAAGTATGACCAGCAAGGCAGTCCGGTTCGAGTTGCGGACGTCGCCGATGTGAAGTTGGCGTTGGAGAAAACGATTCACTTTGACCAGTGCAAGGGTCAAACGTCGATGACGATCTTCGTCAAACGCAAAACCGGCAGTAACGTGCTGGACATCATCGAGCAAGTCAAAGTCGTCGTAGACGAGATGAACGACGAAGGCGGCGTGCTGCGAAGCTTCAAGAACGATCGCTATGGTCTGCGACTGCGGATGGCTTTCGACGATTCGTATTACATCTATAGTGCCATCGGGTTGGTCAAAGAGAACCTGTGGATCGGCGGCGGGTTGGCCGTGTTGATTCTGTTGCTGTTCTTGCGCAGCCTGCGATCGACATTGATTGTCGCTGTTGCCATTCCGATTTCGGTCATCGGCACCTTTGTGGTGATGTGGTTTGCCGACCGGAACCTGAACGTGATCTCGCTGGCGGGACTCAGTTTTGCCGTCGGGATGGTGGTCGACAATGCGATCGTGGTGCTGGAAAACATCGATCGACACCTGAAACTAGGCGCCAGTCCGGCGACGGCCGCTTATGACGGCACGCGAGAGGTTTGGGGGGCGATCTTGGCATCGACGCTGACCACGATCGCTGTTTTTGCGCCCGTGTTGACGGTGCAAGACGAAGCTGGCCAATTGTTCTATGACTTGATTTTGGCAATCTGCGCAGCGGTCGCTTTGTCATTTGTCGTATCGATCACCGTCATTCCGACCGCGGCGTCGTTGTTTTTGCGATCATCGAAACCCAGCCAGGCTGGTCAGCCGAATTTGTCCCGCCAGCAAAGTGGTGACGATTCGGGGCATTCGCCGGTGCCGCAGCCCCTTTTCGGTGCCGGTCTGTTCGGGATCTTGAACGTTTTCGGATGGCTAAGCGACCGATGGGCATCGATCATCTACATGCTGACGTTTCGCAGCCTGTCCAGTGCTTGGCTGCGGATCATGTTGATCGCGGTCACGATGATTGCTTCGGTCGCAATCAGTTGGATGTTGATGCCGCCGGCCAGCTATCTGCCCAACGGAACCAAGAACTTTACGTTTTGCCGGATGTCGACACCCGCCGGCTATTCGGTCATGGAGAACTTCTATGTTGGACAGCGGATTGAGGAAGAACTGAAACCGTTTTGGAGTGCCAAGAGCTCCGAAGAGGCGTCGCAGTATGGTCCGGTCGTGGACCAGCGAACGGGCAAGGAATACCACAACATCCCGGCGCTCAAAGAGTTCTTCTTTGTGGTCGCACGTGGCAGCGTTTTCATGATTGGGATCAGTCAAGATCCTGACAACGTCGAACCGATCGCAGCGGTTTTCAACAAGTCGTTCAGCGTGATTCCGGCTAGCAAAGGGGTAACTTCGCAAGCGTCCATCTTTGGCCGTGGTGCGGGAAGTTCGAACGCTGTGGAATTGGAGATCAGCGGGAACGATCTGGTGCGGCTGAAAATGGCATGTTCCCATCTGGAACGGCAGCTGCAAGAAGCCTTTTCGAAGTTCTCGGTCCGATCGTCACCCGACAACTTCAACGAATCGGGCCCCGAAAGGCAGTTGCAGATTAAACAGGAGGTCGCCAAACGACTGGGGCTGAACGTCAGCGATCTTGCAATGTCCGCTCGATCGATGATCGATGGATCGTTCGTCGGCGACTTTGATTTCCAAGGTGACAATATCGACTTGGTCCTGATCCGTGACCCGTCGTCGGAAATTTCGCCGGAAGAAATTGAAGATCTGCCCATTGCGGTACGCGAATCCAATGGCGAAGTTTTGATGGTTCCGTTGGGCCAGATTGCGGACTTTGTGACCACCGAGGCATCGCAGCAGATTCGGCGAGTCGAACAGCAACGCGCGATCTCGTTGTCGGTGACTCCGCCGAGCGACGTGGCGCTGGAACAAGCTCAATCCACCATCCTGGATGTCGTGGCGCAAGCTCGATCCGAAGGGCACTTGGGGAACGATATCCATGTGTCGTTGTCTGGGAATGCTGACCGATTGTCCGAAGTACAGGCGTCACTGATGGGGCGATGGAGCGGTTGGAATTGGGAATCGATCGGCAGCGTTGCGCTTAGCCGGTTCTTCCTGGCCCTGGTGATCACGTATCTGTTGATGACCGCATTGTTCGAAAACTTTCTGTACCCGTTGGTGATCATGTTCACCGTCCCGCTGGCCACCGTGGGTGGATTCATCGGATTGTGGTTTGTGCGGCAAAGCGACCCAACGCAGCAGATGGACGTGTTGACGATGCTGGGATTCGTCATCTTGGTGGGGGTGGTGGTGAACAATGCGATTTTGATTGTCCACCAATCGCTGAACTACATGCGAGGCTACGCCAGCGGTGCCGAAGGCACGGTACCGCCGATGGGGCATCGGGATGCCATTCGAGAATCGGTGCGAAGTCGGATGCGGCCGATTTTTATGACCACCTGCACCAGCGTGTTCGGCATGCTTCCGTTGGTGATCTCTCCGGGCAGCGGCAGCGAACTGTATCGCGGTCTCGGTTCGATCGTCGTTGGCGGGCTCGTGTTTTCGACCGTGTTCACGCTGTTGGTCATTCCATTGCTGTTCAGCCTAGTGCTAGACGCAGCAGCCTGGTTTGGCAATTCAGAACCCGACACGACCAGCACCGCAGGGTAA
- a CDS encoding substrate-binding domain-containing protein, whose amino-acid sequence MPMIRKSWKRCIRKNGVAGVIHANDRVAATLLQALAKTGWRVPRQLRLVGFDDVKYASFFFDAASKQSRRAGFLAIDSLHRT is encoded by the coding sequence ATGCCGATGATTCGAAAATCATGGAAGCGTTGCATCCGAAAAAACGGCGTCGCAGGTGTGATCCACGCGAATGATCGCGTGGCAGCCACCTTGTTGCAAGCCTTGGCCAAGACAGGGTGGCGCGTGCCGCGCCAATTGCGATTGGTCGGCTTCGACGACGTCAAATATGCCTCGTTTTTTTTCGACGCAGCCTCAAAGCAATCGCGACGGGCGGGATTCTTGGCGATAGATTCCCTTCACCGCACTTGA
- a CDS encoding FIST signal transduction protein: MTHNSTATILSGNPFATFAEQTETYTLSYDGAQGWSAPFPKVDSKNTLVLVFAACEFCTDQDPLLEIQNAYPNSAVAGCGTRGQVFEGDLQTQSISVGIIRFRSTTIKTAFAPVESFDQSRQAGVKLAEGIADPLLSGVLLFADGLLTEATDLVRGIQEVLPPNIPIAGGMASDHSLEHTWVYQQGQAVHGMACAIGLIGDKVEMACATGGGWKLIGEERTATRTSHKTIFEIDGRPALDVYKEHIGPEAIAGLPQSVIRFPIALKMDLHEVVRDVMGFDEETGAMHLAGDAPQGIGIQFMTTTPEEILDGVDEAVERLLMQTLGVNADALCVCISCSGRGEILGDQTSEEPRLLQELLGKDVKQVGMYAFGEISTTTSGYPQNHNQTMTVAIIRER; encoded by the coding sequence ATGACTCATAACAGCACGGCAACGATCCTGTCGGGCAACCCGTTCGCTACGTTCGCCGAGCAGACCGAAACGTATACGCTTTCCTACGACGGTGCCCAAGGTTGGTCAGCACCGTTCCCGAAGGTCGACTCGAAGAACACGTTGGTGTTGGTGTTTGCTGCCTGCGAGTTCTGCACGGACCAAGACCCACTTTTAGAAATCCAAAACGCGTATCCCAATTCCGCCGTTGCTGGTTGCGGGACGCGGGGGCAAGTCTTCGAAGGGGATCTGCAAACGCAATCGATTTCTGTTGGGATCATTCGATTCCGCAGCACGACGATCAAGACAGCGTTTGCGCCCGTCGAAAGCTTTGACCAGTCACGGCAGGCGGGAGTCAAGCTAGCCGAAGGAATCGCCGATCCACTGCTAAGCGGAGTGCTGTTGTTTGCGGATGGATTATTGACCGAAGCAACGGATCTGGTCCGCGGCATTCAGGAAGTTCTACCTCCCAATATCCCCATCGCTGGTGGCATGGCGAGCGATCACAGTCTGGAACACACCTGGGTTTACCAACAGGGGCAGGCGGTTCATGGCATGGCCTGCGCGATTGGATTGATTGGTGATAAAGTCGAAATGGCCTGTGCAACCGGCGGCGGCTGGAAGTTGATTGGCGAAGAACGGACGGCCACTCGCACGAGCCACAAAACCATCTTCGAGATCGATGGCCGCCCCGCTTTGGATGTTTACAAAGAGCATATCGGTCCGGAAGCCATCGCAGGGCTTCCGCAGTCCGTGATCCGATTCCCCATCGCGTTGAAGATGGACCTGCATGAGGTCGTGCGTGACGTGATGGGCTTTGACGAGGAAACTGGGGCAATGCATCTTGCCGGTGACGCGCCTCAGGGAATCGGCATCCAGTTCATGACAACCACTCCCGAAGAGATTCTGGACGGGGTCGACGAGGCGGTCGAACGACTTCTCATGCAAACCTTGGGTGTGAATGCCGATGCGTTGTGCGTCTGCATTAGCTGTTCCGGTCGCGGAGAAATCTTGGGTGATCAAACCAGCGAAGAACCCCGACTGTTGCAAGAGTTGCTGGGGAAGGATGTCAAGCAAGTCGGCATGTATGCCTTCGGAGAAATTTCCACAACGACGTCAGGCTACCCACAAAATCACAACCAAACCATGACCGTAGCGATCATACGCGAACGCTAG
- a CDS encoding putative bifunctional diguanylate cyclase/phosphodiesterase, whose product MANDETEQPASLDAILHRKLRRILRRSGVQVDQTPTLPRWQDFLRRVNLAFLEYRDNRLILEDSVARSSQEMRSLYEELHAQSSLRLSQSKAHQEELAGLVQERTADLEVARLELEQINKRLEYDATHDGLTGVRNRSHFLRVVNARLVARKQSTSEDDIALYFIDFDRFKQINDTHGHAVGDEVLVQVANRLSLLIGKDDCLGRLGGDEFSLQTTVEGTDESIAFAQRICDAFQAPFQYHDLKIPMGASVGIVTGHANYESAEVMLGDADLAMYRAKETGQPLHLFDDGMRQDYQDLLELERELETAIEEEQFIVNFEPIVDIEQQKLFSIESLVRWNHPVNGMVSPATFIPLAEERGLVIAIDRIVFGKTCRVFSAWLEHQVANKEQKMNVNLASGQLVRSDLIPFLLATLDKSGLTPWHVVLEITESHLLDDSEIVSRHINELSALGFEIFIDDFGTGYSSLSYLAKYPIDGIKIDRAFIRDVHTNPEHKELIRSIVAMADALNVKVVTEGVETLEQLRLVTDLGCHLIQGFLFTKPMDEYQAAELQISHSYLDIIAQLSQPESITRLETKTCAE is encoded by the coding sequence GTGGCGAACGACGAAACTGAACAACCTGCATCTTTGGATGCAATTCTGCACCGAAAACTTCGTCGTATCCTGCGGCGTTCTGGCGTACAAGTCGACCAGACTCCGACGCTGCCACGTTGGCAAGACTTTCTAAGACGAGTCAACTTGGCATTCCTGGAATACCGAGACAATCGGCTCATTCTGGAAGACTCGGTTGCACGTTCTTCGCAAGAGATGCGTTCGCTCTACGAAGAACTACATGCTCAGTCCAGTCTGCGACTATCGCAAAGCAAGGCTCACCAAGAAGAACTGGCCGGGTTAGTCCAAGAACGAACAGCTGACCTTGAAGTCGCTCGCTTGGAACTGGAACAAATCAATAAGCGACTCGAGTACGACGCGACTCATGACGGGCTAACTGGGGTCCGTAACCGAAGCCATTTTCTGCGCGTCGTCAATGCGCGACTGGTCGCCCGAAAACAATCCACGTCCGAAGACGATATCGCCCTGTACTTCATTGACTTTGACCGCTTCAAGCAAATCAATGACACGCACGGGCATGCTGTCGGCGACGAAGTGCTGGTGCAAGTTGCCAACCGTTTATCGCTGTTGATCGGCAAAGACGATTGCTTGGGCCGATTGGGTGGCGACGAGTTCTCGCTGCAGACCACGGTGGAGGGGACGGACGAAAGTATCGCCTTCGCACAACGAATCTGTGATGCGTTCCAAGCTCCATTTCAATACCACGACTTGAAAATCCCGATGGGAGCTAGCGTAGGGATCGTGACTGGGCATGCCAATTACGAATCGGCTGAGGTCATGCTGGGCGACGCCGACTTAGCAATGTACCGCGCCAAAGAAACCGGTCAGCCGCTGCACTTGTTCGACGACGGCATGCGTCAGGACTACCAGGACTTGCTTGAACTGGAACGCGAACTGGAAACCGCGATCGAAGAAGAGCAGTTCATCGTCAACTTCGAACCAATTGTCGATATTGAACAGCAAAAATTGTTCTCAATCGAATCGCTGGTGCGGTGGAATCACCCTGTCAATGGAATGGTTTCGCCAGCGACGTTTATACCCTTGGCCGAAGAACGCGGGCTTGTCATTGCCATTGACCGGATTGTGTTCGGGAAAACTTGTCGCGTCTTTTCGGCGTGGTTGGAACATCAGGTGGCCAACAAAGAACAAAAGATGAACGTCAACCTTGCTAGCGGACAACTGGTTCGGTCCGATCTGATCCCGTTCTTACTAGCGACTCTGGATAAAAGTGGGTTGACACCATGGCATGTCGTGCTCGAAATCACTGAGTCTCATCTGTTGGATGACTCCGAGATTGTCAGCCGTCACATCAATGAACTCAGTGCATTGGGGTTCGAAATCTTCATCGATGATTTTGGAACCGGTTATTCATCGCTCAGCTACCTGGCAAAGTATCCGATCGATGGCATCAAAATCGATCGTGCTTTCATTCGCGATGTGCACACCAACCCCGAACACAAAGAACTGATCCGATCCATCGTTGCGATGGCCGACGCCCTGAATGTGAAGGTGGTCACCGAAGGCGTGGAGACCCTCGAGCAGTTGCGATTGGTGACGGACCTCGGTTGCCACTTGATCCAAGGTTTCCTGTTCACCAAACCGATGGACGAATATCAGGCCGCGGAATTGCAAATCTCGCATTCCTATCTCGACATCATTGCACAGCTTTCTCAACCGGAATCAATCACTCGATTGGAAACCAAAACTTGCGCCGAGTGA
- a CDS encoding efflux RND transporter periplasmic adaptor subunit: protein MLRKSPPGEPAPSTSSLPPNSAMAAASAMKQKFIVTLLSVSMTTFLVGGAVGFWAFGKLRPAAIQSDDGPDGKESGSKGKPRGPQAQLVRVGAIQKEKIVPVKTLVGDLVAVRSAAIATEVAGKVVALPVDEGSRVIGGETLLARIDDTWLKLEEDKIVTQIAEKNATLSFEKSDLERFEQLFRNNAISASEVEQKRSLIEGLEASLANLAVLRDEAATRSQRLEIFAPFDGSVVAKNAEVGEYLPIGSPIVQIVSSGRIDARIMVPEASLMLLGEGDEIDCVVDSLGIELKGKVFSINSQGSVGSRTFPVRVALDDQDGMLRPGMGVSAFVPVMHESTELMVPRDAVLTEPDESTIWILQPRDADDDSSPLVAEPVPVRVLSHTRDSYAIACVREVDESRVHSGVQVVTEGLERLVPGALVRVDADRAPLVSVPGTYRTGQQVVD from the coding sequence ATGTTACGCAAATCTCCCCCTGGTGAACCTGCACCGTCGACCAGTTCGCTACCGCCGAACAGTGCCATGGCGGCAGCGAGTGCTATGAAACAGAAGTTCATCGTCACGCTGCTTTCGGTGTCAATGACGACGTTTTTGGTCGGCGGAGCCGTTGGATTTTGGGCGTTTGGCAAACTTCGTCCTGCCGCGATTCAATCCGATGACGGCCCCGATGGCAAAGAGTCCGGTAGCAAAGGGAAACCACGGGGGCCGCAGGCTCAATTGGTGCGTGTCGGAGCGATCCAGAAAGAAAAAATCGTTCCTGTCAAAACGCTTGTCGGCGATTTGGTCGCCGTCCGTAGTGCCGCGATCGCGACCGAAGTCGCGGGAAAAGTCGTTGCATTGCCCGTCGACGAGGGCAGCCGGGTGATTGGCGGCGAGACGCTGCTGGCCCGGATCGATGACACTTGGCTGAAACTAGAAGAAGACAAAATCGTCACGCAGATCGCTGAGAAAAACGCAACGCTCTCGTTCGAAAAGTCTGACCTGGAACGCTTCGAACAACTGTTTCGAAACAACGCAATTTCGGCCAGCGAAGTGGAACAGAAGCGTTCATTGATCGAAGGGCTGGAAGCATCTTTGGCCAATCTGGCGGTCTTGCGAGACGAAGCGGCCACACGCAGCCAGCGGTTGGAAATCTTCGCACCCTTTGACGGTAGCGTCGTTGCCAAGAATGCAGAGGTGGGCGAATACCTGCCGATCGGCAGCCCGATCGTCCAGATCGTTTCGTCCGGCCGAATCGACGCTCGCATCATGGTGCCCGAAGCATCATTGATGCTGTTGGGCGAAGGCGACGAAATCGATTGTGTGGTCGACAGCCTGGGGATCGAGCTGAAGGGGAAAGTGTTCTCGATCAACTCGCAAGGCAGTGTCGGCAGCCGTACCTTTCCGGTGCGGGTCGCACTGGACGACCAAGACGGCATGCTGCGTCCGGGGATGGGCGTCAGTGCGTTCGTGCCGGTGATGCACGAATCGACCGAATTGATGGTGCCGCGGGATGCCGTGCTGACCGAACCGGACGAATCGACCATTTGGATCTTGCAGCCGCGGGATGCCGACGACGATTCGAGTCCCCTGGTCGCAGAACCCGTGCCGGTGCGAGTGCTGTCGCACACGCGAGACTCGTACGCGATCGCTTGTGTACGCGAGGTGGATGAATCGCGGGTTCACTCTGGCGTGCAGGTGGTCACCGAAGGGTTGGAACGGTTGGTCCCCGGTGCATTGGTTCGTGTCGATGCGGATCGTGCACCACTTGTTTCTGTGCCAGGAACTTATCGTACTGGTCAGCAGGTCGTGGATTAA
- a CDS encoding PH domain-containing protein, which yields MINGYQVSDYQRMKCSHCNKAVKFPTSKIGASAKCPGCRKAIKLQAAGELLLPATTVDASIPKETPSATPALRPKTKPPAFGVPSIDARDEIASTHDVSFQTVVDSRISRFISDGQQPKVVAKLLGRVDEICTSNETPEYAAVQHLPGVLSPDAIVLTNRRVIIFRAKALGRMNMVDVPWMDIADIHIKEGVVGATLSVRGANGHTEVIDHLPKKQARCVYRVGQEREQEMREFRRVRKMEEDRNAAGGVVVNTSFAAPPSPYPTPANDLTSRLGQLKQMLDADLISQSEFETKKAEILASL from the coding sequence ATGATCAATGGATATCAGGTGAGTGATTATCAGCGGATGAAGTGCAGCCATTGCAATAAAGCTGTCAAGTTTCCGACATCAAAAATTGGTGCGTCTGCGAAGTGCCCCGGCTGCAGAAAAGCCATCAAGCTGCAGGCGGCAGGTGAGCTACTACTGCCCGCGACAACAGTGGATGCGTCTATTCCTAAAGAGACGCCGTCAGCGACACCCGCTTTGCGTCCAAAGACGAAACCACCAGCATTTGGTGTGCCCTCAATCGACGCCCGAGACGAGATTGCATCGACGCACGACGTCAGCTTCCAAACCGTCGTTGATTCGCGAATCTCGCGATTCATTTCCGATGGACAACAACCCAAAGTTGTTGCAAAGCTGCTTGGCAGAGTGGATGAGATATGCACCAGCAACGAGACACCTGAGTACGCGGCTGTTCAGCATCTGCCCGGTGTACTGTCTCCAGATGCGATTGTTCTGACGAATCGTCGAGTCATCATTTTTCGGGCGAAGGCTTTGGGGCGCATGAATATGGTCGATGTCCCTTGGATGGACATCGCGGATATTCACATCAAGGAAGGCGTCGTGGGCGCAACGTTAAGCGTCCGTGGTGCGAATGGACATACAGAAGTCATTGACCACTTGCCGAAGAAACAAGCCCGATGCGTATACCGTGTTGGTCAAGAACGTGAGCAGGAAATGCGAGAGTTTCGCCGGGTCAGGAAAATGGAAGAAGACCGGAACGCGGCGGGCGGTGTCGTCGTGAATACGTCGTTTGCAGCTCCTCCGTCGCCCTATCCAACTCCAGCCAATGACCTAACCAGCCGGCTGGGACAACTGAAGCAGATGCTGGACGCGGACCTGATTAGCCAATCCGAGTTCGAAACGAAGAAGGCGGAAATTTTGGCAAGCCTGTAG
- a CDS encoding DUF1559 domain-containing protein yields MLCLSVRPVSSYRSSGATSRRAFTLVELLVVIAIIGVLVGLLLPAVQAAREAARRMSCSNNMKQIGLGLHNYASAYRGQFPNAGYPGIGYINDYSPMAKLLPFLEQQNLVELVDFSIQMGHPGKDDLPVELHEAAGKAVPSFLCPSDPEQATHILSMPSGAEVAIAGTNYGMNHGSGMDNVFHPSQAEPDGLCWSNARIRFASILDGTSNTLVFAETIRGPGGSAADLPNNLVTSQLYRSSPSNGISDSILAAADNHDFDTVFADASSWNGQRHAYWLRGCVPDGPLVNGRMGPNSRVPDFSYRSSKINSARSNHTGGAMTTFADGSVHFITDSVDIEVWHALWTRSGREVAGAY; encoded by the coding sequence ATGCTATGTCTGTCTGTTCGTCCCGTGTCCTCGTACCGATCGTCCGGCGCGACCTCACGCCGTGCATTTACGCTTGTCGAACTTCTGGTGGTGATCGCCATCATCGGTGTGCTTGTTGGGCTGTTGCTGCCCGCGGTTCAAGCGGCTCGCGAGGCCGCCCGTCGCATGTCTTGCAGCAACAATATGAAACAGATTGGGCTGGGACTGCATAACTATGCGTCGGCCTATCGGGGGCAGTTTCCGAACGCTGGATACCCCGGCATTGGTTACATCAACGACTATTCGCCGATGGCCAAGTTGCTGCCGTTCCTAGAGCAGCAGAACCTGGTCGAGCTCGTTGACTTCAGCATTCAGATGGGGCACCCCGGCAAGGATGACTTGCCGGTTGAATTGCATGAAGCAGCGGGCAAGGCAGTGCCGTCCTTCCTGTGTCCGAGTGACCCCGAACAGGCCACTCATATTCTGTCGATGCCATCCGGTGCAGAGGTGGCCATCGCGGGCACCAACTATGGAATGAACCATGGCAGCGGGATGGACAACGTGTTTCACCCCAGCCAAGCCGAGCCTGATGGGTTGTGTTGGTCGAACGCAAGAATTCGGTTCGCGTCGATTCTGGATGGGACCAGCAACACGTTGGTGTTCGCTGAAACGATTCGTGGTCCCGGCGGTTCCGCGGCTGACCTGCCCAATAATCTTGTGACGTCGCAGTTATATCGTTCGTCGCCTTCCAATGGGATCAGCGATTCGATTCTTGCCGCTGCCGACAACCACGACTTTGACACGGTCTTTGCCGATGCGTCGTCGTGGAATGGGCAAAGACATGCCTATTGGCTGCGTGGGTGTGTGCCGGACGGACCTTTGGTGAACGGTCGCATGGGGCCCAATTCGCGAGTCCCCGACTTTTCGTATCGGTCTTCCAAAATCAATTCAGCGCGAAGCAATCACACCGGCGGTGCGATGACGACGTTCGCCGATGGCAGTGTGCACTTCATCACCGACTCGGTGGATATCGAAGTTTGGCATGCCCTGTGGACTCGATCTGGTCGAGAAGTTGCCGGAGCCTATTGA